In Tautonia rosea, the genomic window GCATGGTTGCTTCGAGGGTGTCGATCCGGCTTGAGGAGGGTGCCGGCACCGTCAGGATACGGAGATCGGGCCAGGAGACGACCGCGTTGTTGTCCGCCTTCAGGGCCTGCGCGATGATGCCGGCCTCCTGTGCCGATCGCACGCGGATCTCGATCACGTCGGCTTGAAGGGCACCGGCCTGGACCTTGCCTAGACCGTCGGCGCTTTCGTGCAGCAGGTCGAGCCGGCCGCCGTTGGAGCTGGCGATCCGAATGACGCCTTGCCAGCCGGGATCGACTGCGGAGGCCGAGGTCGGCACCACGACATCGAAGGTACCCGGAAGGGTCGAGGCCTGGGATGGGACGACCGGAGTCGGAACCGGAACGGGAGTGATCACGTCGCCGGGATTGAACGATTCCGTGGCATCAAGCGATCGAAGGGCGGCGAGGCGTTCGAGCGATTGGAGTTCCTGCTGGGCCTCGTGGAGGTCGGTTTGCAGCCGAGCGATGTGCTGCGAGCGTTCGGCAATCAGCTCGCGAAGTTCGAAAATGGCCTGATTGATCTCTCGGAACTTCGAGGCTCGGAAGGCTCGGATCTGATCTGCAAGCGTGCTGCCGACTCCTTGAGGTGAGACCTCGATGGGGGGGGGCTCGACGGGGAGAGGAGGATCAATGGTCGGATCATCGATCGCACGAGCAGAGGGGATGGCCAGACTGACCAGCGCGATCGAGGTCAGGGCTTGAGCGGTGAGGGATCGGGCGATCCTCGTCATGGACATCCTCCTCCGTGAGCAATCACGTCTCGGGGTTCGATCCGAAATTCGTCGCGAACGATACGACGGATCGAGGATTGTGTCGAGGGTGATCGATGGAGAGGAGGAGGCGGTCGTCGATTCTTTGGCAATCGATCAGGGACGACGGCGGGACGGGGGGCGAAGGTCTTCGGCCTCGAACGCAATGTCCACCTCGCTCGTCTGACCGTCGCGGACCTCAACCTCGACCCGTTTGCGGAAGCCACCGTCGGGGTGGTGGACGAACAACGTGTAAGGGCCGGGCGGGAGGCCGGTGAGTTGGAACCGCCCCTGATCGTCGGTCACGGTGTGATACGGATGATCGAAGACGAAGATCCAGGCCGACATCGCCACGTGGATCGGACAGCCGAGGTGGACCGGTTGCCGGGCGGATTGAAAGCGATGGACGTAGCGACCGCCGGGAGGCGTGGTGACGTTGAAGCGGTTCGCCACCGTTGAGCCTGAGGCGGTAACGCCGTGATTCGCCACGTCGCTGTTGAGGAAGACGACTGGCTGGTCGGCCTCGACGGTGAGGACGTGAGGAAGGAACTCGAAGTTGAGCTGATCGACCTCGATCGGATCGCGAGCGTCGGAATCGTCTCGGGGGTCGATGTCGATCGCGGAGGCGTCGATCCAGACAGCAGCCTCGCGAAGTCCGAGTGTCCGAGGATCAACCTCGACCGGTGATCGTCGCGTGGCGGCCTCGGGGTTGAGCACTTTCGGGGGTAACGGGCCGGAGTAGGTCACACGACCAGAGATGATTCCACTGCCTGTGGGAGGGGAGCAAGGGCGGTTCGGCTCGTCGTCGAACGCGTTCCCCAAGGTGAGGCAAAGCACAAGCAAGGCGGAAGTCATGATGAGCGAATTCCCAGGGGAGTGTCGGCCGGGCCCGGTCGTCACGAACTGTTAAGCTGCCAGATGGCGAGGTTCAGCGCCGTGGCAAAGCTGACCCAGAGCAGGTAAGGGAGCATCAGGACTCCCGCCGGTCGGCTGATGGGGAGGAAGGCAATGAGGGTGGCGAGAATGGCGGCCCAGAGCAGGACGATCTCAACCGCGGCCAGGTCAGGGCGTCGTGCGCCGAAGAACAGGCCCGACCAGGCGATGTTGAGCGCCAGTTGCACCGTAAAGAGTCCGAGCGCCACGCGACCTCCGGACCATCCGACTCGTCGCCAGACAAGCCAGGCCGCCACGGCCATTCCCGCGTAAAGGGCCGTCCAAACAGGGCCAAAGAGGGTATTGGGAGGGGTCCATCGGGGTTTGTTCAGGGAATCGTACCAGGGTCCGATCCCTTGACTTGTGAACAGGCCGCCGAGGCCGGCCGCCGCAAAGCAGACGAGCAGAAACCCGATCAGGGTCAGGACGGTGCGGAGCCTGGAATGGGATTGCGATGGCTGGACGGGAGCGTCAGCGGTGTTCATGATCGCCAGGACCGTGGTGGTTTCGAGCACGAGCGACTCATCGTTCTATCGTGCGGAATCGACGGTGTCTTCGTCAACCGCGGGGACCCCTGGCGCGGGAGTTGCCTGGAGAAATCGGGTTCACTTTCTCTCGATTCACCCTGGTCTAGAGCGGGATTCGATGGAGGGGAGCGGCTCGCCGGGACATGGGGGCCAGGCACCTCGAAGACTCGGAGCCAATCCCTGCTTCCTTGACGGGCCGGGCTGACTGCCGGAAATGGGGGACAGGCACCTCGAAGACTCGGAGCCAGTCCCTGCTTCCCTGACCCTTCACAGGCAATCGAAAAACGCTCTCGTGCGACCTTGAGAGACCCTTTCCCTGGAGGAGTTGCGATCCGTGCGAGAACTGATCCGTCGAGCGTGGGAGGTCGGAGCAGGAATGGACCGGGTGGTGTTTCTCTCCATCATCGCGGTGGTGGGAGGCGGCTGGCTGTTTCTCGCCATCGCCGATGAAGTGGTCGAGGGAGAATCGGCCCGGTTTGACGAAGCCGTCCTGTTGATGTTTCGGAATCCGGAGAACCCCGAGGATGCGATCGGAGGTCCGGAAATCGAGGAGTTGATCCGCGATCTGACCGCGCTGGGAGGAGTGGCGATCATCAGCCTGGTCACGATCTCAGCCGTCGTGTTCCTGATCATGGATCGCAAGGGGCATGCGGCCGTTCTGGTGCTGCTGGCGACGGTCGGAGGGCAGTTGATCAGCAGTGGCTTGAAAGCTTATTACGATCGACCGAGGCCAGAGATCGTCCCTCATCTGATGCACGCAGCTCGGGGAAGCTTTCCCAGCGGACACTCACTGCTGGCGGCGGTGACGTATCTGACGATCGGGGCGTTGCTGGCTCAGATGGTGACGCAACGGCGGTTGAAAGTGTTCATCCTGGGCGTCGCAGTGATCATCACCATGATGGTCGGCGTGAGTCGGATTTACCTGGGTGTCCATTACCCGACGGATGTCTTGGCGGGCTGGACGCTGGGATTCATCTGGGCGACGCTCTGTGCGCAAGTCGCCCAGTGGCTGCGACAACGCGGCATGGTTGAGCAGGCCATCGACGCCTGACTCAAGGACCGAAGAAGAAACGACCACCCGAGCCGCCCGTCCCAGATCAAGGGGGGAAAGACTTCGGGTGGTCGCATCAATAAAGACTGAATCGGGGTGAGGCGATTCAGGAGGTCGGCAGGTGGGCCGTGCCGGCCTTGGTGAGCAAATAGCGCGAGTTACCGGTTTCCTTGTTCTTGGACCCTCGCTTCAGGAGTTTGCGGGTCAGCAGGGCTTCAAGGCTGCGCTGCTCGTTTTTGTTCTTGGGCTCGTAACCGGTTTCTCCCGCCGCGTGGATGGTCTGAAGGAACTTGACCTGGTTGTCGGTCAACTTGACCGGAGCAGCCTTCTTGGCGGCCGGTTTCGCGGGAGAGCTTTTCGGGGTGGCCTCAGATGGAGTGGCGGTCGTGTTCTTGGTCGCGCTCTTCCCTGCGGTCGCCTTGGCCTTCTTGGCAGGAGTCTTGGTGGCCTTGGCGGAAGCACCTTTCTTGGTCGTCGCCATCGCTAAATCAGGGCCTCACCGGGAGAGAAAGATAAAGTCGGTCGGCGGACATTCGCCGATCTTGCTGATCTGATCTATAGAGCGTGATATTACCGAAGTCAAGATCGAATCAGGCTTCAAGATGATCGGCGCTCGGGTCGGAACGATCGGGCCGAGTTTGCCGAACGAAACGCGGGTCGAATATTGGTCCTCATGACGACGATCGGGAAATCGGGAATTGTGGATCGAAAGCGCATTTTGAATCATCGAGCCAATCGGGGCGCGACCTGGGTTGGGTGACCAGGAGGGGATGGGCCGAAGGGTTGGGGATGGCCCTGAGGCGGTCGAACAGTTTGCCTTGTTCTGTTTGGGACGATC contains:
- a CDS encoding carboxypeptidase regulatory-like domain-containing protein; the protein is MTSALLVLCLTLGNAFDDEPNRPCSPPTGSGIISGRVTYSGPLPPKVLNPEAATRRSPVEVDPRTLGLREAAVWIDASAIDIDPRDDSDARDPIEVDQLNFEFLPHVLTVEADQPVVFLNSDVANHGVTASGSTVANRFNVTTPPGGRYVHRFQSARQPVHLGCPIHVAMSAWIFVFDHPYHTVTDDQGRFQLTGLPPGPYTLFVHHPDGGFRKRVEVEVRDGQTSEVDIAFEAEDLRPPSRRRP
- a CDS encoding TspO/MBR family protein, producing MNTADAPVQPSQSHSRLRTVLTLIGFLLVCFAAAGLGGLFTSQGIGPWYDSLNKPRWTPPNTLFGPVWTALYAGMAVAAWLVWRRVGWSGGRVALGLFTVQLALNIAWSGLFFGARRPDLAAVEIVLLWAAILATLIAFLPISRPAGVLMLPYLLWVSFATALNLAIWQLNSS
- a CDS encoding phosphatase PAP2 family protein, with translation MRELIRRAWEVGAGMDRVVFLSIIAVVGGGWLFLAIADEVVEGESARFDEAVLLMFRNPENPEDAIGGPEIEELIRDLTALGGVAIISLVTISAVVFLIMDRKGHAAVLVLLATVGGQLISSGLKAYYDRPRPEIVPHLMHAARGSFPSGHSLLAAVTYLTIGALLAQMVTQRRLKVFILGVAVIITMMVGVSRIYLGVHYPTDVLAGWTLGFIWATLCAQVAQWLRQRGMVEQAIDA